Proteins encoded by one window of Dietzia sp. B32:
- a CDS encoding tyrosine-protein phosphatase, with translation MVGEQGGNVDVDVESGVVWGSDDDEVGLDRDGFVVSEVRLTSVHNFRDVAGPGYALRPSGSMARGVVYRSTTLAVGDEDLAVLERLGVSTVVDLRTGAEIDKHPDVVPAGAEYVPVDVLGGHTSAATLTASGLGGAEEARREMASTYERFVVGDHERRAFGRAVHAVAVSSGPAIVHCTAGKDRTGWISALLQLLAGVREEDVVADYLLTREMSADFVSSVRTYVQAEMPDKLEAIEVLIGVEEANLRLSLDALAREFGDARRYLVEGAGMDDAAVDELSARLRRG, from the coding sequence ATGGTCGGCGAACAGGGCGGGAACGTCGACGTGGACGTGGAATCGGGTGTCGTTTGGGGATCCGACGACGACGAGGTCGGTCTCGACCGGGACGGGTTCGTCGTCAGCGAGGTCCGACTCACCAGCGTCCACAACTTCCGGGACGTGGCCGGCCCGGGCTACGCACTCCGTCCGTCCGGTTCGATGGCCCGCGGGGTCGTCTACCGGTCCACGACCCTCGCCGTGGGCGACGAGGACCTCGCGGTTCTCGAGAGGCTCGGCGTCTCCACCGTCGTCGACCTGCGCACGGGCGCCGAGATCGACAAGCATCCCGACGTGGTCCCCGCCGGGGCCGAGTACGTGCCCGTCGACGTCCTGGGTGGTCACACCTCCGCCGCGACCCTCACCGCGTCCGGACTGGGCGGGGCCGAGGAGGCGCGCCGCGAGATGGCCTCGACCTACGAGCGGTTCGTGGTGGGTGACCACGAGCGCCGGGCGTTCGGGCGTGCCGTCCACGCGGTGGCGGTGTCGTCCGGCCCGGCGATCGTGCACTGCACGGCCGGGAAGGACCGCACCGGCTGGATCTCCGCACTGCTCCAGTTGCTCGCCGGGGTGCGCGAGGAGGACGTGGTGGCCGACTACCTGCTGACCAGGGAGATGTCCGCGGACTTCGTCTCCTCCGTCCGCACCTACGTGCAGGCCGAGATGCCCGACAAACTCGAGGCCATCGAGGTGCTCATCGGTGTCGAGGAGGCCAACCTCCGCCTCTCCTTGGACGCACTGGCCAGAGAGTTCGGCGACGCGCGGCGGTATCTCGTGGAGGGCGCCGGCATGGACGACGCTGCCGTGGACGAATTGTCGGCCCGACTCAGGCGGGGATGA